Below is a window of Brassica napus cultivar Da-Ae chromosome A5, Da-Ae, whole genome shotgun sequence DNA.
gacattttataaattaattcctTAATATAGATTAATCAGTCAAGTATTAAATTCATAGAAATAATTCGATCTGACATATATGTATGACCAAAACCTAAAATATGATTATAATCATAAGGAAATTAATATGTAAGTTaatactaaattaaacataatttgtctttaatattatataatctaAGGTTTTAATTAGTattcatgttttaataatagagatatcactaataatttgaaacaataaattaaattactgcaTGCAAACTATAAAAATGttggttttaaaaatattagtaatatagtaaatatgaaaattatatactaCTAATCatgtaaatcaaatatttatatgtataaaaataaaaataatcttccgcacggttgtgcggattaaaatttagtttatatttaaaatgaaaaaatataaaaaaatattatgattaaagtagttcaaagattctatgtattattagttttaataaagtacatttaataaaatttataaataattgtctgaattaaaaaaatgcaCACATGAAAATAGTCacgatttctattttttatttttagaaaatagtacATAATCGACCTATGGTCATGCTAGTTAATTGATGATGTGTCAATTTCATTGGTTGGTGAGCTATTTGACGTTTTACGTTAACTGTACAGTACCGCAAATTCGTTTTGACTGCTAAGATCGGATCTCCTCCATTCCATTATCACATGTCACATGCCATTTCCATAACATAAGGCTCATATATGAATATACCTCTTTTTTATCCTTCTTTGTTATGATATAATTACTCAATATGTAACAATCTacatatatcattttatattataaattatgtataatgtatatatttttattcttagtAAATAAATTAGCATTTGACAGTTTGCTATATTCCAAATAGCTTAAAAATTAAATgtctctttttcaaaaaaaaaaagaagtaaatgtCTCGACTACGGCTCTCTAGTAGTTGGCACGTTATAAAACGGAACGTGGAATATCACATGCTTTTTTTCGTCCACCCTTAAAAGTAGCCTTAAATAGTTCTCATCTTTCTGTTAAAACTTGAATAGTTCTCATTGCTTATCATCACATGTAAACCGTACATATCATTTTTAAGATCCTATATTTATCTTGTACTTCAACGTGATGTTGGAACTTATTTCTGGATATGTTACGctgacactttttttttttaaaaaggtttaCTTATGATGGCACTTTTAGACTAGTTTCCTGCAAATTCTTTTGTCCGAGCGACGGGATCGTATAAATTGTATAAGATACTAAAAATAGCGCATGTCATATTAAAAACGAAGATATtggaaaattttataaaatgaacaaaaaatatgtGCAATTTTCCATCTTACTAAAAGTATTTTGCAAATCTATgtcaaattaaaatcatgttctCAAATATGAAGTGAGTATAGCAATGCCAATTACTCTCAACAACCCATATTATGATCACATGGAGATTATTGAGTACATAATATTGTTTTGAAATAATATCATACGTCAGTACGTACGTCCCGTAGACTAATAATTCATACAATAATAAATTGTGCACATAAAAGCCATAATTAGTTaagtatattatcatatataaCTTGGAATCAATTCACTATACTTATACACCGCATATAACGTGATTAGTCATAAATTCACGGATCGTCCGGTCAAATACATAAAATACATTTTCTCCCTATATATACAGTTTTCTCATTACTTCGCCCTAAGTCATTATAATCACACAAAGCCAtcaaaaactacaaaaaaaagaaaatctaagATGGCCAATAACATCTCTTTTCCTTGTGCCATCATGTTATTCTTCATTGTTTTCTATCTTATCAACTCATCCAACGCAATGCCATCGTTTAATGTACAGAGATACGGAGCTAGAGGTGATGGGAGAACAGACGCGACCGAGCCATTTTTGACAGCTTGGTCATTAGCATGTGAGTCACGGGCTCGAGCCATGGTCTACATTCCCCGAGGAACATACTTGGTTAGAAACCTAGTCTTTTGGGGTCCTTGTAAGAATATTATAACTTTCAAAATCGATGGAACACTCGTTGCTCCGGAAAACTACTGGAGTATAGGTAGTTCTGGTTACTGGATCCTATTCGCTAAGGTAAACCGGATCTCGGTTTACGGTGGAATCCTTGATGCTAGAGGAGCTGGTTATTGGTCTTGTAGAAAGAAAGGTGGTCATTGTCCTCAGGGTGCAAGGGTATACTTATAACAACACAATTTATTTGTTAGCTagctattttaatatatataatcaaaatttaatatggtTACTTTTGCAGTCTATCTCGTTTAGCTGGTGCGATAATGTTCTACTAAGCGGACTAACGTCGTTGAATAGTCAGAATATTCACGTTACGGTTCATCATTCTTCTAATGTTCGGATTCAAAACATAAGAATCAGGGCTCCAAGTGGAAGCCCCAATACTGACGGTATTATCGTCCAGGCTTCTTCTGGAGTCACCATTAGTGGGGGAGTCATCGGGACCGGTGATGACTGCATTGCTCTTAATCCAGGATCCAAGAACATTTGGATCGAACGTTTGAATTGTGGACCCGGACATGGAATCAGGTAAACAAAATTAtagtaattaatttaatatgatGATATCGTACTAATTAAACCACTAGTTAACATGGCTTTACTTGTACATTGGATCCAGCATTGGGAGTCTTGGGGAATACGCTAACGAGGAAGGTGTGCAGAATATCACCGTCACAAGCTCTATTTTCACCAAGACGCAAAACGGAGTCAGAATAAAGAGTTGGGGTAGGCCGAGCAATGGGTTTGTGAGGAATGTGCAATTCCGAAACTTGGTAATGAGGAATGTTGAGAATCCATTAATCATCGATCAAAActactgccctagtaaaaaagGCTGCCCTAATCAGGTGAATAACCTAATCAATTTGGCGTAGTTCAGTCCTCTTATAtagcttttttttcttctaatgaGAACTGGTTATGATTGATCATATAGAGCTCTGGCGTGAAGATAAGTGGAGTGACGTACGCAAACATAAAGGGAACATCAGCAACGCCAGTAGCTATGAAACTGGATTGTAGTGGAAGCCATCATTGCACAGGGATTacattaaaaaacattaatctCAAGTACATGAGAAGGTCATCAGCTTCTTATTGCAAGAACGCTCATGGACGAGCCTCTGGAGTTATGATTCCAAGGAATTGTATGTGATATATATAAGAAGTCTAAGATTTTATCGTTGGGATTATATTTTATGAACCCTAAGAGTAATTGTTGGATGTAGATATGTGACAAAGAGATGTTTAATTCGTTTTGATGTTTCGTAGCAACTTAAGAATCATCCGAAGTTAAATGTGGTGAATTCTTTCTATGAAGGGAAATAAAGAGAAACAATCAATTTGATTATTGGCTAATGGCTTATCATTGTGGTTGTACCATTTTTGCTTTGCTTCATATTTTATCTGAAATATATGCGAAAACCGTATTTTTAATCGGAAACTGGCCATTAAATAATAGGAGCTAAAGTAATTAGTCAAACTATGTCAGATTTATTATTTGGGTTAAAAAAATGTTCCATCTGACAAGATCCAAGTGgccttttaaatatatacagtcaaataaatttgaattacaAAGTGATAGAGatctttaattagttttttttttgtcacagagATCTTTAGTTCTAGATTCAATAACTTATGTactatatgaaaaaaaataatacaattaaCTTTAGTTTCACGGCAAAGATCGGATCTACTCCCTTCCATTAGTACTAGTACACACTTGTTAAATGCCATTTACATAATACATACCATAAGGCTCATATGTATGAATATGTTTTGGTTTAACCTTTCATTATTTACTCTGATCTGATTGCTAAGGATGTTACAGTATACGTATAGCATTTGTACCATAAATATATGAACTGGGACTATTACAATTTATTTTCGTCACTTTTTTCTAATCACAAAGTGTTTAATTTGACCATTAGTATTCAATATTTAGTTGAAATACTTTATTAAGCACCTTGAGTTGTTAACAGAAATCAACATTGCACTCAGTTGACCCAAAGTATATTTCTATAATACAGGTAATGAATGGTTGTGGATTTTCGAATACATGTTTTGGCCGTCTGAGATATTTTTCATAACCAAATAAAAAGAGAGTGAAAATAGCGCACGCCCACACACACAAATTTGGTTGATACCGTTATATATAGTCATAATCAAATTTCGTCGTCTGAGTCTGAGATATTTATCTCACTTGATTAATTTTGCTGTTTTATAACCTAATAACGATAACATTATCAGCCATATTTGACTTTATATTTTGACAAGAAAaaacttgacaaaaaaaaaattgaattaatatCGCTGCCTTTGAGAACGGCTTAGACTTGCAAATTTAGAAATATACTTCGTAGAATgggtttagaaaatttaaaacaacactaaagatcataaacttcagtatatagagcatttatcaaAAAAGTTCAAGATTTTttgtagaggttaacacataaattttgagaaaaaaattcaaaaatatgaaaatctcgttttaatgcatagttgcatctttcactaacatacgatgaatgtcaaagatgtttgaaacttttgttgtcaccgtttctctagaaaatagtaattttatagtggttagtccaccaatttagagagtattataaagttttacaaaattaattgacaaaaaattaaaacgatgtccatgtacaatgaaagagagtttaatatacattaagacaaatgtagaatgtgtttagaaattttaaaacaacactaaagatcataggcttcagtatatagagcatttaccaaaaaaattcaatattttcgtagaggttaacacatagattttaagaaaaattcaaaaatatgaaaatcatgttttagtgcataattgcatcattcactaacatatgatgaaattcaaagatgtttaaaacttttattgtctccgtttctctagataataacgattttatagtggttaatccaccaatttagggaatattatgaagttttactaaattaattgacaaaaaaattaaaacgatgtccatgtaacatgaaatagagtttaatatacattaagacaaatgtagaatgtgtttagaaattttaaaacaacactaaagatcataggtttcagtatatagagcatttaccgaaaaattcaatattttcgtagggggttaacacataggttttgagaaaaattcaaaaatatgaaaatcctattttaatgcatagttgaatctttcactaacatatgatgaaagtcaaagaggtttgaaacttttattgtctccgtttctctagataatagtgattttatagtggttattagtccaccaatttagggagtattatgaagttttactaaattaattaacaaaaaaattaaatgataatcatgtaccatgaaagagagtttaatatacattaataaaaatatataatgtatagagaaattttaaaacaacactaaagatcataggcttcaatatatataacatttaccgaaaaatttaatattttcgtaggggttaacacatatatttcgaaaaaagttaaaaaatatgaaaatattgttttaatgcatagttgcatccttcactaacatatgatgaaggtcaaaaatgtttggaacttttgttgtcaccgtttctctagaaaataacgattttatagtggttagttcaccaatttaaggagtattatgaagttttattaaattaatttataaaaaattaaaacgatgtctatgtaccatgaaaaatagttttatatatattaatataaatgtagaatgttttttgaaattttctgagTAAATGATTTAATTTGAAAAGGAAACTTACTCAATATGATTTAATTTGAAAAGGAAACTTACTCAATAAATACTACACATATTAGTATAGCTAAAATCGGCAGGTATAATTCGTTTGCTATATATATGCGATAGACATTCGTACAACCATACACAAAAGCCGtaataaatttatcattaatAACATTGAATCAATCAAGTAACATTTTAGGTCAATTAGTCCTTAATACACGTATTGATTTAATAGACTAATACAAAATGTATCTTCTCCCTTTATATATGACCATTCTAATAGTTTCTTTATCACTATAATCAGACAAAGCCAtaaaattagaagaaaaaaaaggttaagATGGCCAATAACACATCATTTTCTTGTGCTATCATATTACTCTCTGTCGTCATCTTTCTTATCAACTCATCAAACGCAATGCTATCTTTTAACGTACAAAGATACGGAGCTAGAGGCGATGGGAAAACAGACTCGACCAAACCATTTTCGACAGCTTGGTCATTAGCATGCGGCTCAGAGGCTCAATCCATGGTCTACATTCCCCATGGAACATACTTGGTACGAAATCTTGTCTTTTGGGGTCCTTGCAAGAACATAATAACTTTCAAAATCGATGGAAAACTCGTGGCTCCCAAAAATTACTGGAGTATAGGTAATTCTGGTTACTGGATCCTATTCGCTAAGGTAAACCGGATATTGGTTTACGGTGGAACGATTGATGCTAAAGGAGCTGGTTATTGGTCTTGTAGAAAGAAAGGTGGCCACTGTCCTCAAGGTGCAAGAGTATGTTTATAACAACATCcaattttaagatatttgtTAGCAAGCTATATtggtatatttattaaattttagtatGTTTTTTTTGCAGTCTATATCGTTTAGCTGGTGCAATAATGTTCTACTAAGTGGCCTAACGTCGTTGAATAGCCAGAATATTCATGTCACGGTTCATCATTCTTCTCATGTTCGGATTCAGAACATAAGAATTAGGGCGCCGAGTAGAAGCCCTAATACCGATGGTATTATCGTCCAGTCTTCGTCTGGGGTCACCATTAGTGGGGCAGTCATTGGAACTGGTGATGACTGCATTGCTCTTAATCAAGGTTCTGTGAACATTTATATCGAACGTGTGCTGTGTGGACCAGGACATGGAATCAGGTAACTAACTTATTAACAACGATCAACTTAATATAATTAGTACTAGAACAGTCAGTCACTAGTTATAACATGGGTTTCGCTTGTAAATTGTATGCAGCATTGGGAGTCTTGGGGATCACGCCGATGAGGAAGGTGTCAATAATGTAACCGTCACGAACTCTGTTTTCACCAAGACGCGAAACGGTGTAAGAATAAAGAGTTGGGCTAGGCCGAGCACAGGGTTTGTGAGAAATGTGGAGTTTCGAAACCTGGTAATGAGGAATGTTGGTAACCCCCTAATCATCGATCAAAACTATTGCCCTAGCGGAAAAGGCTGCCCTAATCAGGTAAATAACCGAGTTGAATTGACGTAACTAaggtctctttttttttttgaaacacaaactttcattcattaattGATAAAGCCAACATTAGGTGAGCTCACTAAGGCAACCTCAGCCACCAGGGCTTGTTTTGCCAATGAATCTGCCTCACCGTTTTTCTCACGAGAGATCCATGAAAATGAAATACATTCAAAAGATAAAGCAACAGATTTAATATCAGAGACGATGCCGTAGAGAACAGCCATAGGATAGTCTGAAGTCAGGGCTTTGATGAGTTGGTCACAGTCAGACTCGAATCTCACCCTAGTGAGGCCAAGCTCTTTGCATTTTGTCACAGCCTCACGCAGAGCCAGTCCTTCTGCTACGAGTGGGGATCCTACATATCTCATCGGCGAGGAGAAAGAAGATGTTCTTCTCTGCGACTTAACAATCCATCCAAGTCCTGCAATGTTATTTGCCTCCGACCAGGCAGCATCAGATCTTACCAGAACACATCTCTCATGAGGGATCGTTCTAAATGGTTGCGATCGGTTCAAAACAGGGGTCTTGTGCTGGCTGTCGTTCCATTCGCGAGCTGCAGCTATAGCCATGGTAATAACTTCTGTTGCCGAGAAGCCTTTATCCTTGAATATCAAACTGTTCCTAGCTTTCCATAATTGCCACAGAATCCAAGGCGCTAGAGCTCCCGACGAGAGACCTGTCGGGGGGAGATTTTTCCTAGAGCAGAGGCTACGCCATTCGCTTCTCAAATCTATCGTTCCGCTGTAATCACTGCTTGGCCACACCGGTGCTGATTTCCAGACCTCTTTAGCGAATTTACAGTGAAGGAACAGATGATCAATAGATTCAGAAAGACCACAAAGCTTGCATTTCCCATCAACCTGTATTTGTCTCGCCAATAGTTGTTCACCAACCGGTAAAGCTCCGTGGAGTGTTTTCCACACAAACAGTTTAATCTTCGGAGCAGTATGGAGGTTCCACACATTTTGCTTCCAATTGTAGTCAGGTTCTCCTTGAGGGATCAAAGCTTGATCGAGGTGGAATGGGAGAGCAGTCGCGTAACCTGTCTTCGTCGTATATTCTCCACTGGTGGATTTTAGCCAAACGATCATGTCTGGAGCTCCACTCAGGCTTGGCTTCAACAATCTAATCTTTTCCTCTTCAAAGGGGAGCCACTGTCTTATCCTTGCGAGATCCCATTCATTTTTCTCTGGCAGGAAAAGGTCTGCTACTTTGAGATTGGTAAGGTGTTCCGGGGCCGGTCCCATTGGTCTTTCTCGTTGGGTGAGGCTGAGCCAGGGAGAGTCCCACACACTGAGGTTTTCTCCATCACCAACAGCCCATCCCGCATTCTCTAAAATGATATCTCTACCTACCAAGATCCCACGCCATCCATGAGAAGGGGCACTGCTAGCAGGGCATGTCAGGAAGTCACCAGTGGGGCAGTATTTGCCGAGAAGGATTCTTCCAAGAAGGCTCTCAGGATTTCGAATAATTCTCCAGCTGAGCTTAGCTAAGAATGCATCATTGATGCTCTGAATATCTCTGAAGTCTAATCCGCCCTGCTCCTTCGGGAGGATCAGTTTTGTCCATGCAATCCAAGCGATCTTATTACTCCCGCTGCTGTTATCCCACCAGAATCGGGTTAGGGCGGACTGGATTTGCTGGCAGAGGGAAACGGGAAGCTGAAAACAGGTCATGGCAAATGACGGGATTGGGGAGAGAACACTTCTAAGCATCGTCATCTTCCCGGCGGTTGATAGAAATCTGTTAGACCAGCCGGCCGCTTTTTGCTTGATCCTGTCAACAATCGATGCGAAAAGGTCTCTCTTCTTCCTACCAAAGAGTTGTGGCAGTCCCAAGTATTTGCCCGTTCCACCTTCAGTTTGTACGGAGAGAATATCCTTAACCTCATCTTTGAGCAGCGCTGGGGTTCTCTTAGAGAATGTGATGGAGGATTTGTCGGTGTTGATGCATTGCCCGGATGCTGCTTCATACAGAGTTAATATCCTCTTCAGTGCCTCACTACTTTCTTTGCTTGCTCTTATAAAGAACATGGTATCATCAGCAAATAGGAGGTGGTTTAGTCGGGGACTCCCCCGAGCTACACTAATTCCCTGTAGGGAACCCTCCGATTGTGCTCTGTTACATAGACCCGAGAGAACCTCACTACACAAAATGAAGATGTATGGTGAGAGTGGGTCTCCTTGACGGATTCCCCGACTCGGTGTGACTTTTCCTCTAGGCGCGCCGTTGATGAGGAAGGAGTACGTAACAGTAGATATACATTGCATCACAAGAGCAATCCATTTCGGGTGGAAACCCAGCCGGCTCATCACACACTGAATGAAATCCCACTCTAGTCGATCGTAGGCTTTGCTCATATCGGTTTTCACCGCCATAGCACACCGCTGTTCCGCGTCTGACGTCTTGAGATAATGGAGGACTTCATGCGTAATGAGAACATTATCTGAGATGGCCCGACCTGGTACGAAGGCGGACTGGTTTTCGGAAATAATTCCAGATAAGAGAGGTTGGAGTCGCTTCGTCATGATCTTCGAGATAATTTTATAGTACACATTGCACAGCGCAATGGGTCTATACTCCGCCACTGTCTGTGGGCTTTGTATCTTTGGGATGAGCCGAATATGCGTGTCGTTGATCTTTTCCGGCAATCTGTCCGAGATGAAAAAACCTTGCACTTCCTTCACTATCTCCATGCCCACTGTGTCCCAATTGGAATGATAGAAACCAGCGGAGAAACCATCCGGCCCGGGAGCTTTGTCAGCGTGAATGGAGAAGACAGCCTCCTTAATCTCCATCGCTGATGGGGTTCTGATCAGTCCTTCGTTTTGCTCTGAAGTCACCATTGGCGATAGGGCCTGCTGTACCGTCTCTTCTCTCTGTCCGTCAACTGAAGAGAATAGTTTCTGAAAATACTTGACAATCACTTTCCCTATCTGGTCTTCCTGATAAACTGCTGTACCATCTTCATCTTCTATTACCGAGAAAGCATTTGCTCTCTTCCGGTTTTTCGCAGTCGCATGAAAGAACCCCGTATTACGGTCTCCGAGACTAAGCCAAAGCAGACGGCTACGTTGTCTCCAGTATGCTTCTTCTGCTATGTAAGCCGAGTTGAGTTCGTTTGACACTCTAGTAATCAGGTCAGTGTCATTGACGGGACTCGTTAATGCTTCTTCCagctcttcttttttttgctcGATAATAAGCCTGCTGTTCTGGTACTGTTGTTTGCTCCATCCAGCGATGGCAGCTCTAACAGCGCTAATTCTGTCATTGACAGATGTGTGATGCACCTCGTTCCAGACCTGGTTAACTAGAGTTTTCACTTCAGGATTGTCCCTCAGTCTTCTATCAAACCGAAAGATGCCTCTACGCTTTCTTTTGTCTGGTTCGAAAAAGGAGACAATGGGTTTGTGGTCGGAGCCTTCATAGGTCAGGTACTGTGATCTCGCCTTTGGGAAAAGCTCTGCCCAGTCGCCATTGGCTACCGCTCTGTCAAGCCTGCATCTGACCAAGAAATCTCCTCTCTTTCCCCTCCATGAAAGACAGTCTCCTGAATGTTGCAGGTCATATAGATCACCTTCAGAAAGAATGTACGCAGGTCTGAAAAGGAGCTTTCTGGCCTTTCCGGTCCACCAACTTTCTCAGCATTGCAGGTTAAATCGTTAAAGTCGCCTGTGATGAACCATGGAGCCGTACGAGATGAGTTTATGGACAGGAGATGATCCCAGAAGATCCGTCTCGTTGGCTTGTCAGTATCAGCATAAATAAAGGAGGCATAGAAAATTTTTCCTTCATATTCGATACAAGTGTCAATCAGGTTAGCACAAGCGCTCAGTACACTTAATTTTATTTCCTGCTTCCACATGAGAGCCAGACCACCAGCGCCATGCCCCGTCGGAGGGACTAGATGAATATTTTCATACTCCAGCTGCTTCGTCTTTTTAAGCACGAAGCTGTCGGGATTTTTGGTTTCGGAGAGGAATAGAATGTCGGGGAAAATGGTTTTTTTCATCTTTCCTAACCTACGAACTGTCCGGGGATTCCCTAACCCCTGACAGTTCCAACTCCCGATTTTTAAGGACCGAGAGAAGatggattttgaaaatccaTCTTTCTTCGCGTAGAAGCTGGGATCATATTGCACAGAGGTTGGTCTTCTGAGTTGGTTGCCGATGAAGACTTCTCTCTTCTTGCTCGGGATGTGCCCACTTTAGCTCTTGGGTTCCGGTTTATTGGGGTATCTGCCCTCTGAGTTTTCCGGGCTAGAGGCGGCTTCAACTGTGTACTCTTCCTCTTCAGGGAGGTAGTGCCTCTGGTTTTAGGACTGTTCTGTGTTGTTCTCCTTCCTGGAGGACGTCCGGGTTTTCGTTTTACGCTCACAGCCATCACGCTCTGATCAGTGGGGAGCGGAGGAGGAGCCATAGGCCCGAGTCTGAGTTGGGCGGGTATTCTTTCCGCTGAGGGATTTTCTTCTGCGCTTCTCAGATTTTGGTAGTCGTCTTCATTATCTCCCAGGGACGCTTGGACCATTCTTGCTGCGGTTTCTTCGAGTTGACCCTCTTCTTCTGCCCTCCGGAACCTCTCCTTGCGGGCAGCACTCTCCGACGGGTCGGCACATTGTGTATACTGGACCATGACCTCACGTACTTCCTCAAGTGCTTCATTGAAAGCTTCTTGAGGTGCTGGGGTTTTGTCATTTTGAAAAGGATTCCCTCTTACTGATAATATTCTTCCTCCTGTAGTAGAATCTGATCCTTCTCGTCGCTTCTGTCCGCGTCCCCTAGCGGTAGCGTCGTAACTAAGGTCTCTTATATGTACTTTTATATTCTTTCTAATGATAACTTATGattgatcatatatatagagCTCTGGTGTGAAGATAAGTGGAGTGACTTTTGCAAACATAAAGGGAACATCAACAACACCAATAGCTATGAAACTGGATTGTAGTGGAAGCCATCACTGCACAGGGATTACATTGAAAAACATTAAGCTCTCTTACATGAAAGGAGCAACAACTTCTTACTGCAAGAACGCTCATGGAGGAGCCTCTGGAGTTGTGGTTCCAATGAATTGTATGTGAAGTTTAATTTGTTATATGAtggtttttgttttgctttgatgttttttttttatctttgaaaCTCATCCAAATTTGAATGTGATGAAGTCTTTGGTCTGAAttgaaataaaactaaagcagTCAGTTTGATTGTTGGTTTATCAGTGTGACAGAATGATGTTTGTACCAATTCTACTATGACTggaaaagatgaagaaaaaaataatatcttcAACTTATAACTATTCTTAAACTCGGCATTTCACCTTTATAAGAAATCGAGTTCTTTCTGagcaagaaaataataaaaccaattaGCTTGCTAGTTGCTATGTGTTGCCCCTTTGTTCTTTGTAAAGCTTTTTGACATTACCTTCGGTCGCAAGCAAACATGTTCGAATATTCGaatccaaaacaaaataaacgaTATATCATAAGGCCAGTTGCAGAATATAACCATTCAAAGAATTGAGACTAACCGTCACTGATAACGGTCCATTCATCCTTCACGTAAATCCATGTGGCCATGTGATAACTATTCTAAGTATATGTTAATCTCCCAAATGACCATATAACTTACATTACATATCCCATGTTACCTGTTTCTTATGACGTGGTAAGTTGCATTGGTTGACTTTTAGTAACCCATTCATTTTTTCCAAGAGCTTTTGTTGACTTATGCTACTCATGGCCGTACGATTCGGAGGCTTTTCTTCTTCTACGGCTGCGATTTGATTATGACATTTCCACACTCCACATGTCACATGCCATAGATTATGCTATACATGAAACCTGATCCATTGGCCCTCGTATTCGGTTTTTAATCAATCTTAGAGAAAGTCTATATATTAAATATCATTCAAAACCAAAGACCAACAGAAAAGTCATCTGACACTTGcataatttgtatttatttctTTTGCCAATTATCAGTTACTTCATAGTATCTTACATTCTCGACTCAAATTAAtactaaataaattatacaagTGAACATGGATCCTTGTGAACAAGCACGCAAAGAtcacatgctttctcctttATAGATCAACATTATTTGCTTAAGGAATTCACAACTGCTTATCATCATCACATGCGATTATGCGAACCGTACATTTCATTCATTTGAATTTAATCAAGCATATGATCTGACAATCATTAGCATTAGCATtacagttcaaaaaaaaatcattagcattatgattaaaataaagtcaacgtattcaaatatatatatttaaacaaaaaattccaTATACAATTCCATATAAATACCTGCCATACCCGTATGATTTTCCTTCATCCTCACATTTCATCTAAAgcacaaaaacataaatactCTCAAATCTGACATCTACAAAGATTCATTACTCTTTCTCTTTGTAAGAAACATTAAAT
It encodes the following:
- the LOC106359659 gene encoding polygalacturonase-like → MANNISFPCAIMLFFIVFYLINSSNAMPSFNVQRYGARGDGRTDATEPFLTAWSLACESRARAMVYIPRGTYLVRNLVFWGPCKNIITFKIDGTLVAPENYWSIGSSGYWILFAKVNRISVYGGILDARGAGYWSCRKKGGHCPQGARSISFSWCDNVLLSGLTSLNSQNIHVTVHHSSNVRIQNIRIRAPSGSPNTDGIIVQASSGVTISGGVIGTGDDCIALNPGSKNIWIERLNCGPGHGISIGSLGEYANEEGVQNITVTSSIFTKTQNGVRIKSWGRPSNGFVRNVQFRNLVMRNVENPLIIDQNYCPSKKGCPNQSSGVKISGVTYANIKGTSATPVAMKLDCSGSHHCTGITLKNINLKYMRRSSASYCKNAHGRASGVMIPRNCM
- the LOC106392497 gene encoding polygalacturonase-like, with amino-acid sequence MANNTSFSCAIILLSVVIFLINSSNAMLSFNVQRYGARGDGKTDSTKPFSTAWSLACGSEAQSMVYIPHGTYLVRNLVFWGPCKNIITFKIDGKLVAPKNYWSIGNSGYWILFAKVNRILVYGGTIDAKGAGYWSCRKKGGHCPQGARSISFSWCNNVLLSGLTSLNSQNIHVTVHHSSHVRIQNIRIRAPSRSPNTDGIIVQSSSGVTISGAVIGTGDDCIALNQGSVNIYIERVLCGPGHGISIGSLGDHADEEGVNNVTVTNSVFTKTRNGVRIKSWARPSTGFVRNVEFRNLVMRNVGNPLIIDQNYCPSGKGCPNQVNNRVELT